DNA from Candidatus Dormiibacterota bacterium:
GACCGTGAATCCCCCGTCCTCCTTCGGCACGACCCGCGACGCCGTCCCGATACCCCCCTTGAACTGGTACGACATCATCCCCGTCCCGGCCCCGACCGCCCCTTCCGCGACCGGCCCCTCGCGGGCCTCTTCGATGGCGCGGACCGTGTCCTCGGCCGAGACGTGCAGACCGCGCGCGTCGTTCAGCGTCGAGTCGTCGCACTCCGCCACCGTCGGCGCCACCACGTCGTCGCCGATGCCGATGTCCGGGTACCGCTTCAGCATGTATTGAACAACGCCATCCATCACACGCCCGATGTTCATCGTGTTGGTCAGCAGGATCGGCACCTCGAGCGCCCCCTGCGTGTCGATCCAGATGCTGCCGGTCATCTCCCCCGTCCCGTTCATCACCCAGGTCGCCGCCGGAACTTTCTCACGCCAGAGATCGCCGCCGTGCGGCAGGATCGCCGTCACTCCCGTGCGCACCGGCCCCTTCCCCGGCACCAGCTTGCCGTCGCCGCGATTCAGCGTCACCTGCCCGACGCGCACCCCCTTCACGTCCGTGATCGCGTTGAGCGGCCCCGGCGCCAGCCGCCCGATGACGATCCCGAGGTCGCGCACGCGCCGGCGCGGCGCCTCGGAGCTCGCCCCCGCGGACTCCGCGACACAGGTGGCCGCCAGGACAGCCCATACAAAGATGATGCGGACGCCGTCGCTCCCTCCGCCCCGCACCTTGCGAACCTCCCCCCGCATGAGCGCATCTCCCGTGTCGAAGGCCGGGCCGAAGCCGGTAGCCTCATCCCGATCGCCGTTCGGAGTCAAGCGCGTCCCGCG
Protein-coding regions in this window:
- a CDS encoding P1 family peptidase is translated as MRGEVRKVRGGGSDGVRIIFVWAVLAATCVAESAGASSEAPRRRVRDLGIVIGRLAPGPLNAITDVKGVRVGQVTLNRGDGKLVPGKGPVRTGVTAILPHGGDLWREKVPAATWVMNGTGEMTGSIWIDTQGALEVPILLTNTMNIGRVMDGVVQYMLKRYPDIGIGDDVVAPTVAECDDSTLNDARGLHVSAEDTVRAIEEAREGPVAEGAVGAGTGMMSYQFKGGIGTASRVVPKEDGGFTVGVLVNANMGRRSDLVVDGVPVGREISDLMPKEMLEGSIIIVVATDAPLDHLKLKRLASKAGLGLARTGTISSHGSGDIFLAFSTGNRVPHYPKPLTYTLAVVADDHLDPIFRAAEEATEEAILNALTMATTTVGRDGNTAYAMPLDRLVAIMKKYGRLGGEPGARPGSGDSAGGAAGSAAAEAP